From a single Candidatus Edwardsbacteria bacterium RifOxyA12_full_54_48 genomic region:
- a CDS encoding tRNA preQ1(34) S-adenosylmethionine ribosyltransferase-isomerase QueA, producing MKLSSFDYNLPPELIAKSPAEKRDASRLMVLHRGDGRIEHRRFSDIVEYLRPSDILVVNNTRVIPARLMGHKKRTGGEVEILLLRQEAESRWNCLVRPGRRLMPGAKVGFGDGMMEAEIIEYRPGGQRLVRFTHQGDFYVTLEKVGQVPLPPYIDRGPHQADKDRYQTIYAKDAGAVAAPTAGLHFTPELMERIKAKGVEVLEILLHVGWGTFKGVEADDIREHKMEAEYYNISQAVAVILKNGKLENRRIVAVGTTTSRALESFGQSGQLSDWTEIFIYPPYEFKLVDSMITNFHLPKSTLIMLVSALAGREKVMRAYQEAIQEKYRFYSYGDAMMIV from the coding sequence ATGAAACTCTCCTCCTTTGACTATAATCTCCCTCCGGAGCTTATCGCCAAAAGCCCCGCCGAGAAGCGGGATGCCTCCCGGCTGATGGTGCTTCATCGCGGTGACGGCCGGATAGAACACCGCCGGTTCAGTGATATCGTTGAGTACCTAAGGCCCTCCGATATCCTGGTGGTCAACAATACCAGGGTGATCCCGGCCCGGCTGATGGGCCATAAAAAAAGGACCGGGGGAGAAGTGGAGATCCTTTTATTGCGGCAGGAGGCTGAAAGCCGGTGGAACTGCTTGGTTCGTCCCGGGCGCCGCCTGATGCCGGGGGCCAAGGTCGGGTTCGGGGACGGGATGATGGAGGCTGAGATAATTGAATACCGCCCGGGCGGACAGAGGCTGGTCAGATTCACTCATCAGGGCGACTTTTATGTAACTCTGGAAAAGGTGGGGCAGGTGCCCCTGCCGCCCTATATCGACCGAGGTCCCCATCAGGCGGACAAGGACCGCTATCAGACCATCTATGCCAAGGACGCCGGGGCGGTGGCTGCGCCGACCGCCGGCCTGCACTTCACACCGGAGCTGATGGAGAGGATCAAGGCCAAAGGGGTCGAAGTGCTGGAGATCCTTTTGCATGTCGGCTGGGGAACCTTCAAGGGGGTGGAGGCCGATGATATCCGGGAACACAAGATGGAGGCCGAGTACTATAATATCAGTCAGGCAGTGGCGGTGATATTAAAAAATGGGAAATTGGAAAATCGTAGAATCGTGGCCGTGGGAACAACCACCAGCCGGGCTTTGGAGAGTTTTGGGCAGAGCGGCCAGCTGTCGGATTGGACCGAGATATTCATATACCCGCCGTATGAGTTCAAATTAGTAGATTCGATGATCACCAATTTCCATCTGCCGAAATCCACCCTGATCATGCTGGTGTCGGCCCTGGCCGGGCGGGAGAAGGTAATGAGGGCCTACCAAGAGGCAATTCAGGAAAAGTATCGTTTCTATAGCTACGGCGACGCCATGATGATAGTCTGA
- a CDS encoding MATE family efflux transporter: MDRTQELGHTPVGKLLWKYFLPAIIGVLANTLYNIVDRIYIGRGVGALALSGLSVTFPIMIIAMAFGMLVGMGSASLVSIRLGQQNKPEAEKILGNAFTLLIVISFGITVLGLVFRDTILSLFGAGPDTLGYAKQYITIILWGNIFQGLGFGMNNMIRAEGHAKTAMYTMLIGAVANALLDPLFIFVFKMGVAGAAIATVISMAITSAWVLLHFTGNKSGLRLKTANLRLEKKIVLGIFSIGMAPFAMQLAGSVINALFNIQLIRYGGDLAVGAMGIINSVAMMVVFCVIAINMASQPIIGFNYGAKQYHRVKRTLKLALIAATGITVSGWLAVEIFPGAIISLFNTSDPGLLAIGVRGMRILLFMFPVVGFQVVGSNFFQAIGKARISMFLNLLRQVIVLIPMVLILPPLLKIDGVWLSGPLADLIAASITAVMILREVKKLNRKSGA; the protein is encoded by the coding sequence TTGGACCGCACCCAGGAACTGGGCCATACCCCGGTAGGCAAACTGCTGTGGAAATATTTTCTGCCGGCCATCATCGGCGTGCTGGCCAACACCCTGTACAACATCGTGGACCGGATATACATCGGGCGGGGGGTGGGGGCGCTGGCGCTGTCCGGCCTGTCGGTCACCTTTCCCATCATGATCATCGCCATGGCCTTCGGCATGCTGGTGGGCATGGGCTCGGCTTCATTGGTCTCCATCCGGCTGGGCCAGCAGAACAAGCCGGAGGCCGAGAAGATCCTGGGCAACGCCTTCACCTTGCTGATCGTCATCTCCTTCGGCATCACGGTGCTGGGGCTGGTCTTCCGGGACACCATTTTGTCCCTGTTCGGGGCCGGGCCGGACACTTTGGGCTACGCCAAGCAGTACATCACCATCATCCTGTGGGGGAACATCTTTCAGGGGCTGGGCTTCGGGATGAACAACATGATCCGGGCCGAGGGCCACGCCAAGACCGCCATGTACACCATGCTGATCGGGGCGGTGGCCAACGCCCTGCTGGACCCTCTGTTCATCTTCGTTTTTAAGATGGGAGTGGCCGGGGCGGCCATCGCCACGGTGATCTCCATGGCCATCACCAGCGCCTGGGTGCTGCTGCACTTCACCGGGAACAAAAGCGGACTGCGGCTTAAGACCGCCAATCTGCGGCTGGAAAAGAAAATAGTGCTGGGGATCTTCTCCATCGGGATGGCGCCCTTCGCCATGCAACTGGCCGGCAGCGTCATCAACGCCCTGTTCAACATCCAGCTGATAAGATACGGCGGGGACCTGGCGGTGGGGGCCATGGGGATCATCAACAGCGTGGCCATGATGGTGGTGTTCTGCGTGATCGCCATCAACATGGCCTCCCAGCCCATCATCGGCTTCAACTACGGGGCCAAGCAATACCACAGGGTCAAGCGCACCCTCAAGCTGGCCCTGATCGCGGCCACCGGCATCACCGTAAGCGGTTGGCTGGCGGTGGAGATATTCCCCGGGGCCATCATTTCGCTGTTCAACACCAGCGATCCCGGACTGCTGGCCATAGGGGTCAGGGGGATGAGGATCCTGCTGTTCATGTTCCCGGTGGTGGGCTTCCAGGTGGTGGGCTCCAACTTCTTCCAGGCCATCGGCAAGGCCAGAATCTCCATGTTCCTCAACCTGCTGCGCCAGGTGATCGTGCTGATACCGATGGTGCTGATCCTGCCGCCGCTTTTAAAGATCGACGGGGTGTGGCTGTCCGGGCCGCTGGCGGATTTAATCGCGGCCTCCATCACCGCGGTGATGATCCTGAGGGAGGTGAAAAAGCTGAACCGGAAAAGCGGTGCTTGA
- a CDS encoding GNAT family N-acetyltransferase has translation MRVLTDKTIIESFLRQNPALHLYELGDLDDFFFPYTTWYGHEENGEVKSIALLYNGTELPVLLALDQPGSPFMEELLAQLAGELPDRLYCHLTPGLEEILKEKFSLESHGTHHKMVLSRPEVLKNIDTAGTTPLGASHREEISDFYAASYPDNWFDARMLETGQYFGLRKEGRLASIAGIHVYSQQYKVAALGNIATWPELRGQGLGTKATAALCQNLLQTVDVIGLNVKADNAGAIRCYRRLGFETCGEYGEFMAYRT, from the coding sequence ATGAGAGTATTGACTGACAAGACCATCATCGAATCATTCCTGCGCCAAAACCCCGCCCTGCACCTCTATGAGCTGGGCGACCTGGACGATTTTTTCTTTCCCTACACCACTTGGTACGGTCATGAAGAAAACGGGGAGGTAAAATCCATTGCCTTGCTGTATAATGGTACCGAGCTGCCGGTCCTTTTGGCCCTGGACCAGCCGGGATCCCCTTTCATGGAAGAGCTTCTGGCTCAGCTGGCCGGTGAATTGCCGGACAGGCTCTACTGTCATCTGACCCCGGGCCTGGAAGAGATCTTGAAAGAAAAATTTAGCTTAGAATCGCACGGCACCCACCATAAGATGGTGCTGTCCCGGCCGGAGGTTCTAAAAAATATCGATACTGCCGGGACCACGCCATTGGGTGCCTCCCACAGGGAAGAGATATCGGATTTCTACGCCGCCAGTTATCCCGACAACTGGTTCGATGCCCGGATGCTGGAGACCGGACAGTACTTCGGCCTGCGTAAAGAAGGCCGTCTGGCGAGCATCGCCGGGATTCACGTCTATTCGCAGCAGTACAAAGTGGCGGCGCTGGGGAACATCGCCACCTGGCCGGAACTGCGGGGCCAGGGGCTGGGGACAAAGGCCACCGCCGCGCTGTGCCAGAATCTTTTGCAGACGGTCGATGTCATCGGGCTCAACGTCAAGGCCGACAATGCCGGGGCCATCAGATGCTACCGAAGGCTGGGCTTCGAGACCTGCGGGGAGTACGGGGAATTCATGGCCTACCGCACCTGA
- a CDS encoding transcription-repair coupling factor, whose translation MIWDKFSKAVYHSPSFAKLFKLYASDQKLFGLTGPCEAGKPVIVSGLYAKQPRTLLWITPGDEETERQRDNLSVLLGPDNIRWWAAWDILPGDQKEPDVELVGSRMECLQALSSRQPAVILASARAVIQRTVNPAEFGQRRIDLSLGMKIDREELLARLIDSGYERQPAVSGIGDISLRGSIIDIASFSEEGPVRLELDDDILVSLRRFSLLDQRSTARLERATILPRMEVSQRTALLLEHLPENCLVIMDEPGEISSEWAELSEEYRDMVNDNRFASGEQFRRGLATFSRLLATSGAGFGMSEERSPEEIVRIGIQPVEPFMSNLDLLGARIEKLHQENFQIFLLCDNQGQQERLNEIIDGQSRARVAEITVAGLHSGFVFPEALLCAVTEREIFAREKRRRARRFFKGGGAIRSLEALRKGDFMVHVDHGICQYQGLSNLNIEGRQTECLLLIFRDGDKLYLPVDQLKRVQKYSAEEGQHPNLSKLGSAAWEETKARAKRSAHDMAKELLVLYAARKSQPGISFSPDTLWQKELEASFIYQETPDQLRAIGEIKADMESDKPMDRLLCGDVGYGKTEVAIRAAFKAVMDGRQAAVLVPTTVLAEQHYQTFRERLADYPVKVEMLSRFRKHGDQKKVIKAVAAGEVDIVIGTHRLIQKDVQFKKLGLLVVDEEQRFGVAHKEKLKQLFKAVDVLTMTATPIPRTLHMSLLGARDISNIETPPKDRLAVITEVSLWNADRIKEAILREVDRGGQVFFLHNRVQSIAAMTAYIASLVPGAEVALAHGQMEERELERVMLAFAAKRYDVLVATTIIESGLDMPNVNTIIINRADKFGLAQLYQLRGRVGRSNKRAFAHLIIPKGGRINEIARKRLRVIEELSELGSGFQLALRDLEIRGAGNLLGREQHGNMIAVGFELYCQLLEEAVRELKGLPAVPQIDVKVEIPGRALIPQDYVEDPNERINLYRQLNRIGDMEKFDRIREEMSDRFGPPPEEVSRLIEAARLRLGAASLGAVRIKWEGSKLEVWWPEDRNPSREKLEKLVRTIRQPLEFIAAKNFCARIALGSRPDISAVSGELFAAGN comes from the coding sequence ATGATCTGGGATAAATTTTCAAAAGCGGTCTACCACAGCCCGTCGTTCGCCAAGCTTTTTAAGCTGTATGCCTCCGATCAGAAGCTTTTCGGCCTGACCGGGCCCTGCGAGGCCGGCAAGCCGGTGATCGTCTCCGGGCTGTATGCCAAACAGCCCCGGACCCTGCTGTGGATCACCCCCGGCGACGAGGAAACCGAGCGGCAGCGGGACAATCTCTCCGTCCTGCTGGGCCCGGACAACATCAGATGGTGGGCGGCCTGGGACATCCTGCCGGGCGACCAGAAGGAGCCGGACGTGGAGCTGGTGGGCAGCCGGATGGAATGCCTCCAGGCCCTGTCGTCCAGACAGCCGGCGGTGATCCTGGCCTCGGCCCGGGCGGTCATCCAGCGCACCGTCAACCCGGCCGAGTTCGGCCAGCGGAGGATAGACCTTTCTTTGGGCATGAAGATCGATCGGGAGGAGCTGCTGGCCCGGCTGATAGACTCCGGCTATGAGCGCCAGCCGGCCGTGTCGGGCATCGGGGACATCAGCCTGCGGGGCTCCATCATCGACATCGCCAGCTTCAGCGAGGAGGGGCCGGTCAGGCTGGAGCTGGACGACGACATCCTGGTCTCGCTGCGCCGCTTCAGCCTGCTGGACCAGCGCTCCACCGCCCGGCTGGAACGGGCCACCATCCTGCCCCGGATGGAGGTCTCCCAAAGGACCGCCTTGCTGCTGGAGCACCTGCCGGAGAATTGTTTGGTGATCATGGACGAGCCGGGGGAGATCTCCTCCGAATGGGCCGAGCTGTCCGAGGAGTACCGGGACATGGTCAACGATAACCGATTCGCCTCCGGCGAACAGTTCCGGCGGGGGCTAGCAACTTTCAGCCGACTGCTGGCGACCTCCGGGGCCGGCTTCGGGATGTCCGAGGAGAGGTCGCCCGAGGAGATCGTCCGCATCGGCATCCAGCCGGTGGAGCCCTTCATGTCCAATCTGGACCTGCTGGGGGCCAGGATCGAGAAACTGCACCAGGAGAACTTTCAGATCTTTCTGCTGTGCGACAACCAGGGACAGCAGGAGCGCCTGAACGAGATCATCGACGGCCAGAGCCGGGCAAGGGTCGCCGAGATCACGGTGGCCGGGCTGCACAGCGGCTTCGTCTTTCCCGAGGCCCTTTTGTGCGCCGTCACCGAGCGGGAGATCTTCGCCCGGGAGAAACGGAGAAGGGCCCGAAGGTTCTTCAAGGGGGGCGGGGCCATCCGCAGCCTGGAGGCCCTGAGGAAGGGCGATTTCATGGTGCACGTGGACCACGGCATCTGCCAGTATCAGGGTCTGAGCAATCTTAACATTGAGGGCCGGCAGACCGAGTGCCTGCTGCTGATCTTCCGGGACGGCGACAAGCTGTACCTGCCGGTGGACCAGCTGAAAAGGGTCCAGAAATACTCGGCCGAGGAGGGCCAACACCCCAACCTCTCCAAGCTGGGCTCGGCGGCCTGGGAGGAGACCAAGGCCCGGGCCAAGCGCTCGGCCCATGACATGGCCAAGGAACTGCTGGTCCTGTATGCGGCGCGAAAATCCCAGCCGGGGATAAGCTTCTCGCCCGACACCCTGTGGCAGAAGGAGCTGGAGGCCTCCTTCATCTACCAGGAGACGCCCGACCAGCTGAGGGCCATCGGGGAGATCAAGGCCGACATGGAGAGCGACAAGCCCATGGACCGCCTGCTGTGCGGCGACGTGGGCTACGGCAAGACCGAGGTGGCCATCCGGGCGGCCTTCAAGGCGGTGATGGACGGCCGCCAGGCGGCGGTGCTGGTGCCCACCACGGTGCTGGCCGAACAGCATTACCAGACCTTCCGGGAGCGGCTGGCCGACTACCCGGTGAAGGTGGAGATGCTGTCCCGCTTCCGCAAGCACGGCGACCAGAAGAAGGTCATCAAAGCGGTGGCCGCCGGCGAGGTGGACATCGTCATCGGCACCCACCGCCTGATCCAGAAGGACGTCCAGTTCAAAAAGCTGGGCCTGCTGGTGGTGGACGAGGAACAGCGCTTCGGGGTGGCCCACAAGGAGAAGCTCAAACAGCTGTTCAAGGCGGTGGACGTGCTGACCATGACCGCCACCCCCATCCCCCGGACCCTGCACATGTCATTGCTGGGGGCCCGGGACATCTCCAACATCGAGACCCCGCCCAAGGACCGGCTGGCGGTGATCACCGAGGTGTCATTATGGAACGCCGACCGGATCAAAGAGGCCATCCTGCGGGAGGTGGACCGGGGCGGCCAGGTTTTCTTCCTGCACAACCGGGTGCAGTCCATCGCCGCCATGACCGCCTATATCGCCAGTCTGGTGCCGGGGGCCGAGGTGGCCCTGGCCCACGGTCAAATGGAGGAGCGGGAGCTGGAGCGGGTGATGCTGGCCTTCGCCGCCAAGCGCTACGACGTGCTGGTGGCCACCACCATCATCGAGTCGGGCCTGGACATGCCCAACGTCAACACCATCATCATCAACCGGGCAGATAAGTTCGGCCTGGCCCAGCTGTACCAGCTGCGGGGGCGGGTGGGGCGCTCCAACAAGCGGGCCTTCGCCCACCTGATCATTCCCAAGGGGGGGCGGATCAACGAAATTGCCCGCAAGCGGCTGAGGGTGATCGAGGAGCTGTCCGAGCTCGGCTCCGGTTTCCAGCTGGCCCTGCGGGACCTGGAGATCAGGGGGGCCGGGAACCTTCTGGGGCGGGAGCAGCACGGCAACATGATCGCGGTGGGCTTCGAGCTCTACTGCCAGCTGCTGGAGGAGGCGGTCCGGGAGCTGAAAGGCCTGCCGGCGGTGCCCCAGATCGACGTCAAGGTGGAGATCCCGGGGAGGGCTTTGATCCCGCAGGATTATGTGGAGGATCCCAACGAGAGGATCAACCTCTACCGCCAGCTGAACAGGATCGGCGATATGGAAAAATTCGACAGGATCCGCGAGGAGATGTCCGACCGCTTCGGCCCGCCGCCGGAGGAGGTCAGCCGTCTTATCGAGGCGGCCCGGCTCCGGCTGGGGGCGGCCAGCCTGGGCGCGGTCCGGATAAAATGGGAGGGGTCAAAACTGGAGGTCTGGTGGCCGGAGGACCGCAATCCCTCCCGGGAGAAGCTGGAAAAACTGGTCCGGACCATCCGCCAGCCCCTGGAGTTCATCGCCGCAAAAAATTTCTGCGCCAGGATAGCCCTGGGCAGCCGGCCGGATATATCGGCCGTTTCCGGGGAGCTTTTCGCCGCCGGAAATTGA
- a CDS encoding tRNA guanosine(34) transglycosylase Tgt, whose product MHFKLEHTSGRARKGTITTAHGEIPTPIFMPVGTQGTVKAMTPQDLEAAGARIILGNAYHLYLRPGQELVKKAGGLHKFMGWDRPILTDSGGFQVFSLADLRKIKEDGVEFQSHLDGSHHKFTPENVMQLEVDLGADIIMNFDECIPYPSTPEYTEDSTARTTRWAKRCREKFLELKEGDTDSQALFGIVQGGTHPELRQRSAREMLEIGFEGYAIGGLAIGEPKEATWEAIEAANQILPTNKPRYMMGVGFPEDIIKGVWLGVDMFDCVIPTRNARNGSLFTSSGKLAMKNAVHQNDLGPVDEGCDCYLCRNFSRAYLRHLFMSGEILAAHLATVHNLRFYLAMMENIRQAISDDKFDEWSRGFLDSYHSQQ is encoded by the coding sequence ATGCATTTTAAATTAGAACATACTTCCGGGCGGGCCAGAAAAGGCACGATCACCACCGCCCATGGCGAGATCCCCACCCCCATCTTCATGCCGGTGGGCACCCAGGGCACGGTCAAGGCCATGACCCCGCAGGATCTTGAAGCTGCCGGGGCCCGGATCATCCTGGGCAATGCCTACCACCTCTATCTGCGGCCCGGACAGGAGCTGGTCAAAAAGGCCGGAGGCCTGCATAAGTTCATGGGCTGGGACCGGCCGATCCTGACCGATTCCGGGGGATTCCAGGTCTTCAGCCTGGCCGATCTAAGGAAGATCAAAGAAGACGGGGTGGAGTTCCAGTCGCACCTGGACGGCTCCCATCATAAATTCACCCCCGAGAATGTGATGCAGCTGGAGGTCGACCTGGGGGCCGACATCATCATGAATTTTGACGAGTGCATTCCCTATCCCTCCACCCCTGAATATACCGAGGACTCCACCGCCCGGACCACCCGCTGGGCCAAAAGATGCCGGGAGAAATTCCTGGAACTGAAAGAAGGCGACACCGACAGCCAGGCGCTTTTCGGGATCGTCCAGGGCGGCACCCATCCGGAACTGCGCCAGCGCAGCGCCCGGGAGATGCTGGAGATAGGATTCGAGGGATATGCCATCGGCGGGCTGGCCATCGGGGAGCCCAAGGAGGCCACCTGGGAGGCCATCGAGGCCGCCAACCAGATCCTTCCTACCAATAAACCAAGGTACATGATGGGAGTGGGCTTCCCCGAGGACATCATCAAAGGCGTCTGGCTGGGGGTGGACATGTTCGACTGCGTGATCCCCACCCGCAACGCCCGGAACGGCTCCCTGTTCACCTCTTCGGGCAAACTGGCCATGAAGAACGCCGTTCATCAGAACGACCTGGGCCCGGTGGACGAAGGCTGCGACTGCTACCTGTGCCGCAACTTCAGCCGGGCCTACCTCCGGCACCTGTTCATGTCCGGAGAGATACTGGCCGCCCACCTGGCCACGGTGCACAACCTGCGGTTCTACCTGGCGATGATGGAAAATATCAGACAGGCCATATCAGATGATAAGTTTGATGAATGGAGCCGGGGATTTCTTGACAGCTATCACAGCCAGCAATGA
- a CDS encoding cobalt ABC transporter ATP-binding protein encodes MSHHITEAKDLFYSYPDGHQAVNGLSFRIHHGESVGIIGANGAGKSTLLMLLTDILTPARGEVVIGEVGLTKHTLNMIRQRLGMVFQNPDDQLFMTTVHDDVAFGPRNLKIDEPQVEQRVVSALEQVGILHLKDRAPFHLSAGEKRAAAIATVLSMSPDILILDEPTSSLDPKSRRRLMNILRGFEHTKIITSHDLDMVLEICQRVIVMKDGQAIADGPAKDILTNQGLMEEAGLEIPLSLQGCPVCGRSKSGTD; translated from the coding sequence ATGAGCCATCATATCACCGAGGCCAAAGATCTATTCTATTCCTATCCCGACGGCCATCAGGCCGTCAACGGCCTGTCCTTCCGCATCCACCACGGGGAATCGGTGGGCATCATCGGCGCCAACGGGGCGGGGAAATCCACCCTGCTGATGCTTTTGACGGACATTCTTACGCCGGCAAGGGGCGAGGTGGTCATCGGCGAGGTCGGGCTTACCAAGCACACCCTGAACATGATCCGGCAGAGGCTGGGGATGGTGTTCCAGAATCCCGACGACCAGCTGTTCATGACCACGGTCCATGACGACGTGGCCTTCGGCCCGCGCAACCTGAAGATCGACGAGCCCCAGGTGGAGCAGAGGGTGGTCTCAGCGTTGGAACAGGTCGGCATACTGCATCTTAAAGACCGGGCCCCGTTCCATCTCTCGGCCGGGGAAAAACGGGCCGCCGCCATCGCCACGGTGCTGTCCATGTCCCCGGACATCCTGATACTGGACGAGCCCACCTCTTCGCTGGACCCCAAGTCCCGGCGGCGTTTGATGAATATACTCAGGGGATTCGAGCATACCAAGATAATCACCTCCCACGATCTGGATATGGTGCTGGAGATCTGTCAGCGGGTCATCGTCATGAAAGACGGACAGGCCATAGCCGACGGCCCGGCCAAAGATATTCTGACGAACCAGGGATTGATGGAGGAGGCCGGCCTGGAGATCCCCTTAAGCCTGCAAGGGTGCCCGGTGTGCGGAAGATCGAAATCGGGCACAGATTAA
- a CDS encoding copper-translocating P-type ATPase: protein MKKTEIPVRGMHCASCVNNLEQHLKKLGGIVSASANLAAEKAFIEYDEGQIDVAGIVKAVSDAGYQVPVQKLSLPVGGMHCASCVLNVEKSLKKSPGVVSASVNLATEQADISYLPEMTSRDKIKTAITEAGYQVSEGSAKSENVPVAPAVSLDVRREEYYRSLKRRFLFALIFAVPVFLGGMHMFLPFLPGWLHDPYIMLGLAAPVQIFSGWPFYQGLWASIKRRNADMNTLVAVGTTAAFGYSLAATFWPEFFAGAGREPAYYYDSAAVIITLILLGRMLEAKARGRTSEAIKRLVGLQARTARVARDGNEIEVPLDQLIVGDIIIVRPGERIAADGVITQGYSTIDESMITGESIPADKNIGDQVMGGTINKTGAFRFRASKIGRDTMLARIIRLVEEAQGSKAPIQRLADRIAAIFVPVVMAVAAATFVAWLIWGPSFNMALINAVAVLVIACPCALGLATPTAIMAGTGRGAELGILIRRGEVLEQAGRITSILFDKTGTLTSGKIAVTNVAVMPEFNEDELLALAASAESSSEHPIGQAIMDYARLKKISLLEVLDFKALPGSGLSCRVGGRMVEVGHRQMMEQKGIGYTKLEKLAGRLQQEGKTVVYVAIDSRPAGIIAVADTLRENAVRVIADLKGLGLRTAMITGDHREAAINIAGQLGIDQVLAEVLPGDKAAEVKKLQAAGQKVAMVGDGINDAPALAQADIGIAMGRGTDVAIESADIILISDNLELIAGSLKLSKATLRVIKQNLFWAFFYNVIGIPVAAGALYPLWGILLNPMLAALAMAFSSVSVVSNSLRLRKWK, encoded by the coding sequence ATGAAAAAAACCGAGATCCCCGTCCGCGGGATGCATTGCGCCTCCTGCGTCAATAACCTCGAACAGCATCTGAAAAAGCTCGGAGGGATAGTTTCGGCCAGCGCCAACCTGGCCGCCGAGAAGGCCTTCATCGAATACGATGAGGGGCAGATCGATGTCGCCGGGATAGTCAAGGCCGTCAGCGATGCGGGCTATCAGGTCCCAGTCCAGAAGCTCTCCCTGCCGGTGGGCGGGATGCACTGCGCCTCCTGCGTGCTTAACGTGGAGAAGTCCTTGAAGAAAAGCCCGGGGGTGGTATCGGCCAGCGTCAATCTGGCCACCGAGCAGGCCGACATCTCATATCTTCCGGAGATGACCAGCCGGGATAAAATAAAGACCGCCATCACCGAAGCCGGATACCAGGTGTCGGAAGGATCCGCCAAATCCGAAAATGTGCCAGTTGCTCCGGCGGTCTCATTGGATGTCCGGCGGGAGGAATATTACCGGTCGCTTAAGCGAAGGTTTCTGTTCGCCCTGATATTTGCCGTTCCGGTCTTCCTGGGCGGGATGCACATGTTCCTGCCATTCCTTCCCGGCTGGCTGCATGATCCCTACATCATGCTGGGCCTGGCGGCCCCGGTCCAGATATTCTCCGGCTGGCCGTTCTACCAGGGTTTGTGGGCCTCCATAAAACGGCGCAATGCCGATATGAATACCTTGGTGGCGGTGGGGACCACCGCCGCCTTCGGCTACAGCCTGGCGGCCACCTTCTGGCCGGAATTCTTCGCCGGTGCGGGACGGGAGCCGGCCTACTATTACGATTCGGCGGCGGTGATCATCACCCTGATCCTGCTGGGCCGAATGCTGGAGGCCAAAGCCCGGGGCCGGACCTCGGAGGCCATCAAGCGGCTGGTCGGCCTGCAGGCCAGGACCGCCCGGGTGGCCAGGGATGGCAATGAGATCGAAGTGCCGCTGGATCAGCTTATAGTCGGGGATATCATCATTGTCCGGCCGGGGGAGAGGATCGCCGCCGACGGGGTCATCACCCAGGGGTATTCCACCATCGACGAATCGATGATCACCGGGGAGAGCATTCCGGCTGACAAAAACATCGGCGACCAGGTCATGGGCGGCACCATCAACAAGACCGGAGCCTTTCGCTTCAGGGCATCAAAGATCGGGCGGGATACCATGCTGGCCCGGATCATCAGACTGGTGGAGGAGGCCCAGGGCAGCAAGGCTCCGATCCAGAGGCTGGCCGACCGGATCGCCGCCATCTTCGTCCCGGTAGTGATGGCGGTGGCCGCCGCCACCTTTGTCGCCTGGCTGATCTGGGGGCCGTCGTTCAATATGGCCCTGATCAACGCGGTGGCGGTGCTGGTGATCGCCTGCCCCTGCGCCCTGGGGCTGGCCACCCCCACCGCCATCATGGCCGGCACCGGACGGGGGGCCGAGCTGGGGATACTGATCCGGCGGGGCGAGGTGCTGGAACAGGCGGGCCGCATCACCAGCATTCTGTTCGACAAGACCGGGACCCTGACCTCAGGGAAAATAGCCGTCACCAATGTGGCGGTGATGCCGGAATTCAATGAGGACGAACTGCTGGCCCTGGCTGCTTCGGCCGAAAGTTCATCCGAGCATCCCATCGGCCAGGCCATAATGGATTACGCCCGGCTGAAAAAAATATCATTGTTGGAAGTTTTAGATTTCAAGGCTTTGCCAGGCTCCGGCCTCAGCTGCCGGGTGGGCGGGCGGATGGTGGAGGTCGGCCACCGGCAGATGATGGAGCAGAAAGGCATCGGCTACACCAAGCTGGAAAAACTGGCCGGACGCCTGCAGCAGGAGGGCAAGACGGTGGTCTATGTTGCCATAGATTCCCGGCCGGCCGGGATCATCGCGGTGGCCGACACCCTGCGGGAGAATGCCGTCCGGGTCATCGCCGACCTTAAGGGCCTGGGTCTGAGGACCGCCATGATCACCGGGGACCACCGGGAGGCGGCCATAAACATCGCCGGACAGCTGGGGATCGACCAGGTGCTGGCCGAAGTTCTACCCGGCGATAAGGCAGCCGAAGTCAAAAAGCTGCAAGCCGCCGGGCAAAAGGTGGCCATGGTGGGCGACGGGATCAACGACGCTCCGGCCCTGGCCCAGGCCGACATCGGGATAGCCATGGGCCGGGGCACCGACGTGGCCATCGAGTCGGCCGACATCATCCTGATCAGTGATAATCTGGAACTGATAGCCGGATCGCTGAAGCTTTCTAAGGCCACCCTGAGGGTGATCAAGCAGAATCTTTTCTGGGCCTTCTTCTACAACGTCATCGGGATACCGGTGGCCGCCGGGGCGCTGTATCCCCTCTGGGGGATACTGCTCAATCCCATGCTGGCGGCGCTGGCCATGGCCTTCTCCTCGGTCAGCGTGGTGAGCAACAGCCTTAGGCTGAGAAAGTGGAAATAA